The following coding sequences lie in one Trypanosoma brucei gambiense DAL972 chromosome 7, complete sequence genomic window:
- a CDS encoding zinc finger protein, putative, with protein sequence MCFLVKWMPPALFHSNGCVYFLCCHCSVNLLHASENPLVDASFPFTFVCSHPTAPCHVTQFSPPTMVSERTVSGGWKPDSSAPVCDSCDVTFTVYRRRHHCRCCGGVFCNSCSNTYVSIPALHEMKPQRVCRACATALSGATDASATAGSAATDPVSGGSFPSIAEEEEEGGDGIVSSGSSRLDDDSGDVDDSSSHSGDVSSAVAAVYSSVEEGPRTSSMTFIAALQENLRHSDDPGVVTILMYASATRQQLILVTVSDGETMSMLAERLADTYLRLENGPFKAASLTDRENALKRLRFFSESAAVDNGAQAVSVALQHRRLVLAGCSLSELQCQSAKPLVHDFFCSNISAGECGEWE encoded by the coding sequence ATGTGCTTTTTGGTGAAGTGGATGCCTCCGGCACTGTTTCATTCGAATGGCTGCGTTTATTTTCTGTGTTGTCACTGCTCCGTCAACCTCTTGCACGCATCTGAGAACCCACTTGTTGAtgcctcttttccctttactttcGTGTGCTCCCACCCTACGGCCCCGTGTCACGTGACGCAGTTTTCACCGCCGACGATGGTTAGCGAGAGGACCGTCTCTGGTGGTTGGAAACCTGATAGTTCGGCACCTGTGTGTGACAGCTGCGATGTCACGTTCACTGTTTACAGGAGACGCCACCACTGTCGTTGTTGCGGCGGCGTGTTTTGCAATTCATGCTCGAATACGTATGTGAGCATCCCAGCATTGCATGAAATGAAACCACAGCGCGTGTGCCGCGCCTGTGCAACCGCGTTGTCTGGTGCCACAGATGCCTCTGCCACTGCCGGTTCGGCGGCAACCGACCCCGTGTCCGGCGGTTCCTTTCCCTCGATtgcggaagaggaggaggaggggggtgaTGGCATTGTGTCTTCGGGCAGTAGTCGCCTCGACGACGATAGCGGTGATGTTGACGACAGTTCGTCTCATAGTGGGGACGTTTCGTCTGCCGTCGCGGCTGTGTATTCTTCCGTTGAGGAGGGACCACGCACCAGTAGCATGACCTTCATTGCGGCTTTGCAAGAGAATCTCAGACACTCGGATGATCCGGGTGTCGTGACAATCCTTATGTATGCTTCGGCGACGAGGCAGCAACTAATTCTTGTTACTGTGAGTGATGGAGAAACAATGTCGATGCTTGCAGAGCGACTAGCTGACACCTACCTCCGACTGGAGAACGGACCGTTCAAGGCCGCAAGTCTTACCGACCGGGAGAATGCGCTGAAGAGGTTGCGCTTCTTTAGTGAATCAGCTGCTGTGGATAACGGCGCTCAGGCAGTGTCCGTGGCGCTGCAGCATCGGCGCCTGGTTTTGGCCGGTTGCTCGCTTTCCGAACTGCAGTGTCAGAGCGCGAAACCCCTCGTCCATGATTTTTTCTGCAGTAACATCAGTGCAGGGGAGTGTGGGGAGtgggaatga
- a CDS encoding T. brucei spp.-specific protein — MNVSEFLKVWKEVNVSDDVVADGGSGGCNVDIGVPFSSEVDDGDEVPVEYGDVSRDDFGGDDGGCEVFDEAGSFFYGQRSKRRRYDGLKTDSISLCKPREPYACLRTFSTNEGSYDNFVSGVSGRKRVKVQIAGRGTPRKGSLAAVTALREELLRKKTLLDKSCRQEVVDSSTNEEFPTIAEGESTLDELLLSVEDLVPVGNLATIVEKSLAPAQTSSVEDPTLSAVSTEAEAPLKVDEPVERKESTGSAPKAGKLSMFARAKLYVSGGDALEGKANIEDFFGKRFTS; from the coding sequence aTGAATGTTTCTGAGTTTCTAAAAGTTTGGAAGGAAGTTAATGTTTCTGATGACGTTGTCGCTGATGGTGGCAGTGGTGGTTGTAACGTTGATATTGGTGTACCCTTTTCCTCTGAAGTGGATGACGGAGACGAGGTGCCTGTAGAATATGGTGATGTATCACGTGATGATTTTGGTGGTGATGACGGTGGTTGTGAAGTTTTTGATGAAGCGGGGTCGTTCTTTTATGGTCAGCGGAGTAAGCGGAGGAGATATGATGGTTTGAAGACGGATAGTATATCCTTGTGCAAGCCTCGTGAACCATATGCCTGTCTGAGAACTTTTAGCACTAATGAGGGCAGTTATGACAATTTTGTTTCTGGTGTTTCCGGAAGAAAGAGGGTGAAAGTCCAGATAGCTGGCCGCGGTACGCCGAGGAAGGGATCGTTGGCTGCCGTTACTGCTTTACGCGAGGAGCTGCTGAGGAAAAAGACGCTACTCGACAAGTCTTGTCGTCAAGAAGTGGTGGATTCTTCCACAAATGAAGAGTTTCCGACCATTGCAGAAGGGGAAAGCACGCTGGATGAGTTGCTGCTTAGTGTAGAAGATTTAGTACCTGTCGGGAACTTGGCAACAATCGTTGAAAAAAGTTTGGCGCCCGCGCAAACCTCATCAGTCGAAGATCCGACTCTGTCGGCGGTAAGTACGGAGGCGGAAGCTCCCCTTAAGGTCGACGAGCCGGTTGAACGCAAAGAAAGTACTGGCAGTGCCCCGAAAGCGGGGAAGCTAAGCATGTTTGCACGAGCGAAGTTGTACGTAAGTGGTGGGGATGCTCTAGAAGGAAAGGCAAACATAGAAGATTTTTTTGGAAAGAGGTTTACGTCATAG
- a CDS encoding protein kinase, putative, which translates to MEKYLLGPSMGEGRFGSVRSAVIRGSGVPVAIKLINVTRVDEGIPHMVARELLVSMRLQHPYIIRTYEVFPYGSSVALVMERCATDLSAVLCERSPANPLSPQSAKSLFRMLLWALAYMHKEGILHRDVKPSNCFLARDGTLRLGDFGLSRMQDTEESMTHEVVSRWYRPPELLLGQRHYGPEVDMWSAGCVFVELLRGYTGAFFASDGDVMQLSRIFDVLGTPTRESWPTAELLPDWGKVHFEPKNPCPLGEFFPEASGSAVDLLRGLLCLDPSRRLSAADALCHTYFNEY; encoded by the coding sequence ATGGAGAAGTACCTCCTTGGCCCTTCGATGGGAGAAGGGAGGTTCGGATCCGTACGTTCCGCTGTTATCAGGGGGTCCGGGGTGCCTGTCGCCATCAAGTTGATTAACGTCACGCGCGTTGATGAAGGTATTCCTCATATGGTTGCCAGGGAATTACTAGTGTCTATGCGGCTGCAGCACCCATACATTATTAGGACTTATGAGGTCTTCCCATACGGATCTTCTGTGGCTTTGGTGATGGAGCGTTGCGCGACCGATTTGTCGGCGGTGCTCTGTGAAAGAAGTCCCGCTaatcccctttcccctcaaTCAGCAAAATCACTTTTCAGGATGCTTCTTTGGGCACTTGCATATATGCACAAGGAGGGCATCCTTCATCGTGACGTAAAACCCTCAAATTGCTTCTTGGCGCGAGATGGAACCCTTCGTCTTGGTGACTTTGGTCTTAGTCGCATGCAAGACACGGAAGAGTCCATGACTCACGAGGTGGTGTCGAGATGGTACCGTCCCCCGGAGTTGTTGCTGGGTCAGCGCCACTACGGACCAGAGGTTGACATGTGGTCCGCTGGCTGTGTGTTCGTAGAGTTGTTACGAGGGTATACCGGCGCGTTTTTTGCTAGTGACGGAGATGTCATGCAGCTCTCACGGATTTTCGATGTTTTGGGCACCCCAACACGGGAATCATGGCCCACTGCGGAGTTGCTTCCAGATTGGGGAAAGGTGCACTTCGAACCTAAGAACCCGTGCCCATTGGGTGAGTTTTTCCCCGAGGCGTCCGGATCTGCGGTTGACCTATTGCGGGGTTTACTTTGTCTTGATCCTTCCAGACGTCTCAGTGCTGCAGATGCCCTTTGTCATACATATTTCAACGAGTACTGA
- a CDS encoding glycine dehydrogenase, putative: MYRSAFRSLRCSTVKYARWSAAGNYVNRHVGPTAADTEVMLQMIGKKTISDLMADAIPSELMRPPMKEIEPLSEKDALSSVLSLGARNRVLKSMIGQGYYECITPSVLLRNVIENPGWYTPYTPYQAEISQGRLESLLNFQTMITDLTKMDVANASLLDQATACAEAMYLAFRHHNRKRDTFFVSKDVFPSCIEMIKTRAEPLKIKVVVDDPALFDWGEVSPCGMLVQNPDANGTVHDFTELFQKAKDHGVLCCCGADLMASLLIKPPGEMGADVVVGTSQRFGIPLGYGGPHAAFFAAKEQFKRLVPGRIVGVSKDVAGDPAIRMALQTREQHIKRERATSNICTAQALLATVSAFYAVYHGPGGLTDIANEIHQKAKTLAVGMESAGHSVVNTTFFDTLTFNLKGITPEDYASQCNEKGINVFLDYGTGTVSISVDEATTETHIMSLLEAAGLKLPVFAALTKIGRNKTAFPEALARTSSFLQHSVFCKYRSEGELMRYIHRLQRKDYGLTHGCIPLGSCTMKLNPASAMLPLSWGTFTNLHPLAPSDQVQGYSAMCFDLEQKIRDVTGLDAVSLQPNSGAQGEYAGLRVVRAYHQSKGEGQRNVCLIPVSAHGTNPASAVLAGMKVVTLKCLEDGRIDVEDLKQLCEKHSKELSCIMLTYPSTYGLFDRDILSVTSLVHQHGGQCYIDGANLNAMVGYTGPGFIGGDLCHINLHKTFSIPHGGGGPGMGPIAVRQHLAPFLPNSVLRQKVGGSQSFGQVSQAAYGSASILTVSYMLMLMLGTRGMKVCTEHAILNANYLKKRLEKHYRIMFLGEEDLCAHEFIIDLRPFKKSAEVEAEDVSKRLMDYGIHSPTVAFPIPGTLMIEPTESESKQELDRLADALISIRGEIAAIERGEQDKTNNVLKNAPHTAKCVTAENWDRPYSRRTAAFPAPHSNIEKYWPTVGRIDGAYGDRHLMCNCMSLDSFK; encoded by the coding sequence ATGTATCGCAGTGCGTTTCGCAGCCTACGATGCTCCACTGTGAAGTATGCGAGGTGGAGCGCGGCTGGTAACTATGTTAACCGTCATGTTGGGCCCACCGCTGCCGACACGGAGGTAATGCTTCAGATGATCGGAAAGAAGACTATTTCGGATTTGATGGCAGACGCGATTCCTTCTGAACTTATGCGACCACCtatgaaagaaattgaaCCTCTTAGTGAGAAGGACGCGCTTTCTTCGGTTCTCTCACTTGGGGCACGGAATAGGGTGTTGAAGAGCATGATTGGACAAGGTTACTACGAGTGTATAACTCCCTCAGTACTTCTTCGCAACGTCATTGAAAATCCTGGGTGGTATACGCCCTACACGCCGTATCAGGCCGAAATATCTCAAGGTCGTTTGGAATCGTTGTTAAACTTCCAAACGATGATAACAGATCTGACAAAGATGGATGTCGCAAACGCATCCCTCTTGGATCAGGCAACCGCTTGTGCTGAGGCAATGTATTTGGCATTCCGGCATCACAACCGTAAGCGGGACACGTTCTTTGTCTCAAAGGATGTTTTCCCCTCGTGCATCGAGATGATTAAAACACGAGCGGAGCCCCTCAAAATTAAGGTTGTGGTGGATGACCCGGCTTTATTCGATTGGGGTGAAGTCTCCCCGTGTGGTATGCTCGTGCAGAACCCTGACGCGAACGGGACGGTCCATGATTTTACGGAACTCTTTCAAAAGGCAAAAGACCACGGTGTTCTGTGTTGCTGTGGCGCAGACCTAATGGCCTCTTTGCTCATCAAACCACCAGGTGAAATGGGGGCCGATGTTGTTGTGGGAACTTCTCAGCGGTTTGGTATTCCACTTGGTTACGGCGGTCCTCATGCTGCTTTCTTCGCTGCAAAGGAACAGTTTAAGCGGTTGGTTCCAGGTCGTATTGTGGGAGTGAGCAAAGATGTTGCAGGAGACCCCGCTATACGGATGGCCCTGCAAACACGTGAGCAGCACATCAAGCGGGAGAGGGCCACTTCAAACATTTGTACTGCGCAGGCACTTTTAGCGACGGTAAGCGCCTTTTATGCCGTTTATCACGGCCCTGGAGGTCTGACGGACATAGCCAATGAAATTCATCAGAAGGCGAAGACGTTGGCAGTTGGTATGGAATCCGCGGGTCACTCAGTTGTGAACACGACTTTCTTTGACACCCTTACATTCAACTTAAAAGGCATAACGCCCGAAGACTACGCAAGCCAGTGCAATGAGAAGGGCATAAATGTTTTTCTCGATTATGGTACCGGAACAGTTTCCATATCGGTTGACGAAGCGACGACGGAGACTCACATTATGTCCCTGTTGGAGGCTGCGGGCTTGAAATTACCTGTTTTTGCGGCCCTCACGAAAATCGGAAGGAACAAAACGGCGTTCCCGGAAGCACTCGCTCGAACTTCATCTTTCTTACAACATTCCGTTTTTTGCAAATACAGAAGTGAGGGTGAACTTATGCGCTACATACACCGCTTGCAACGAAAAGACTACGGATTGACACACGGTTGTATCCCTCTCGGATCATGTACCATGAAGCTTAACCCTGCTTCAGCTATGTTGCCCTTATCATGGGGCACATTCACCAATTTGCACCCACTCGCTCCTTCAGACCAAGTGCAAGGGTATAGTGCGATGTGCTTTGATCTGGAGCAGAAGATACGAGATGTAACGGGACTGGATGCGGTTTCGCTTCAACCTAACAGTGGGGCGCAGGGCGAATACGCCGGCCTTCGCGTCGTCCGCGCTTATCACCAATCGAAAGGGGAGGGTCAGCGAAATGTCTGTTTGATTCCTGTGAGTGCCCACGGCACAAACCCTGCTTCAGCGGTGCTGGCAGGGATGAAGGTTGTTACCTTAAAGTGCTTAGAAGATGGGAGAATTGATGTGGAGGACTTGAAGCAGCTATGTGAAAAGCACTCGAAGGAACTATCGTGCATCATGCTGACTTACCCCAGTACCTACGGACTGTTTGACAGGGACATTCTGTCCGTCACGTCGTTGGTACATCAACATGGAGGACAGTGCTACATTGACGGAGCCAATCTTAATGCGATGGTCGGGTACACAGGACCGGGTTTTATCGGAGGTGATCTATGTCATATTAATCTTCACAAAACGTTTTCCATTCCtcacggtggtggtgggccCGGTATGGGGCCCATCGCAGTGCGGCAGCATTTGGCTCCCTTCTTACCTAATTCCGTTCTCAGACAGAAAGTTGGTGGATCGCAGTCATTTGGGCAGGTGTCGCAGGCAGCGTATGGTTCCGCTTCCATTCTTACCGTTTCGTATatgctgatgttgatgttgggTACGCGGGGGATGAAGGTGTGCACGGAACACGCCATTTTGAATGCTAATTATCTCAAAAAACGTCTGGAAAAACACTACCGTATCATGTTCCTTGGGGAAGAGGATTTGTGTGCTCATGAATTCATCATTGATCTGCGCCCCTTCAAGAAATCTGCAGAGGTAGAGGCAGAAGATGTTTCCAAACGGCTGATGGACTATGGCATCCACTCACCAACTGTGGCGTTCCCCATACCGGGGACGCTGATGATAGAACCTACGGAGTCAGAATCTAAACAGGAGCTAGATCGTTTAGCAGATGCATTAATTTCAATACGCGGTGAAATAGCAGCCATAGAACGGGGTGAGCAGGACAAAACTAACAATGTTCTGAAGAATGCGCCGCACACGGCCAAATGTGTTACTGCGGAAAATTGGGATAGGCCGTACAGTCGTCGCACCGCGGCATTCCCAGCGCCGCATTCCAATATTGAAAAGTACTGGCCAACGGTGGGGCGCATCGATGGTGCGTACGGTGACCGCCATCTGATGTGCAACTGTATGTCGTTGGACTCATTCAAATAG
- a CDS encoding nucleoside diphosphatase, putative, whose product MVTLRMAARRRGLHAKRNWHVSVFLFLGLTFLVALFALLSLITGKGSDNSDPPKSTTGLCDTPLMYDILLDAGSTGTRVHIFEYNKWRLVGEVYNSTHPGLSQLASDDSANISANLQPLMATAVRAIPEVYHPCTKVTLKATAGLRLLPPEKVEFILRETKKVLRRYPFVVGSVSVMDGDEEGMDAWLTVAYLLGRFDRSAEGTPNSTAKRIATIDMGGASTQLVLQMSPGYTGETQFITSLHFGVTEIPLYTYSFLGLGLRQATLEVLRELTAVERTSFPCFPSRYRHRIDGEGGVSFVENIDGNAQGFGACLRFFHRFINTRSSEHLAALRGGRHVLKFAEGAQSVEIFAFSFFHRLWRLRPADNVTVQYYKELGEQVCSAGGKHNSGTNCMDVAYLYGFLTSGLGLSDKTKLNVPYVLNDVKVTWALGASLLSVEGKVWR is encoded by the coding sequence ATGGTTACCCTACGGATGGCCGCTCGTAGACGCGGTTTGCATGCCAAGAGAAATTGGCACGTGAGcgttttcttatttcttgGACTCACCTTCCTCGTAGCTCTCTTCGCGCTGTTGAGCTTGATTACGGGAAAGGGCAGCGACAATAGCGACCCGCCTAAGAGCACGACAGGACTCTGCGACACTCCATTGATGTACGACATTCTGCTTGACGCTGGTAGTACAGGAACCAGAGTGCACATTTTTGAGTACAATAAGTGGCGTCTCGTGGGGGAGGTGTACAACAGCACCCATCCAGGCCTTTCACAGCTCGCTAGTGATGACTCCGCTAACATATCTGCAAACCTTCAGCCGCTAATGGCAACGGCAGTACGTGCAATCCCTGAAGTTTATCATCCGTGTACAAAAGTGACGCTAAAGGCAACGGCCGGCTTACGTCTCCTTCCTCCTGAAAAAGTCGAATTCATCCTCCGCGAGACGAAGAAGGTGCTGCGGCGATATCCGTTCGTGGTGGGTTCAGTTTCCGTCATGGATGGTGATGAAGAGGGCATGGACGCGTGGCTTACGGTGGCGTACCTACTCGGGCGTTTCGATAGGTCAGCGGAGGGGACCCCAAATTCTACGGCAAAACGAATTGCAACCATTGATATGGGTGGCGCCTCTACACAGCTTGTGCTTCAAATGTCGCCAGGTTACACCGGCGAAACACAGTTCATAACCTCCCTGCATTTTGGTGTTACGGAGATTCCGTTATACACTTACAGTTTTCTGGGGTTGGGTCTTAGACAGGCCACACTCGAGGTGCTGAGAGAATTGACAGCGGTCGAGCGGACGTCATTCCCATGTTTTCCATCACGGTACCGGCATCGTATTGATGGTGAGGGAGGGGTTAGTTTTGTAGAAAATATTGATGGCAACGCGCAGGGATTTGGCGCATGCCTCCGCTTTTTCCATCGTTTTATAAATACACGCTCTTCGGAACACTTGGCGGCTCTCCGGGGCGGCCGACACGTATTGAAATTTGCTGAAGGAGCTCAATCGGTTGAGATATTcgccttttccttcttccatcGCTTATGGCGACTTCGACCAGCAGACAATGTAACCGTTCAGTACTATAAGGAATTGGGCGAACAAGTGTGTTCCGCAGGTGGGAAGCACAACAGCGGGACGAACTGCATGGACGTTGCCTATTTATATGGTTTCCTCACGTCAGGGCTTGGTTTGTCTGACAAAACGAAACTGAACGTCCCCTACGTTCTGAACGACGTGAAGGTTACGTGGGCTCTGGGCGCGTCTCTGCTATCAGTGGAGGGGAAGGTGTGGCGTTAG
- a CDS encoding T. brucei spp.-specific protein, protein MDNIHHRPASHKNGFLLSEVFSSFTAFLVNGVHFNVTVRFPAPSCRGKPEAARIFHVKNNSIACEPPMPSYGTGRQLHHGAVPFPVGSTSHSIMLLPGRCGNWFFFHPQLQTGEGPPTSSFRIISSASKISTSSLAPSQRYITSGNSTVIGGPTATC, encoded by the coding sequence ATGGACAATATACACCACCGCCCCGCTTCGCACAAAAACGGTTTTCTGCTTTCCGAGGTCTTTTCGTCATTCACAGCATTTCTCGTGAACGGCGTCCACTTCAACGTGACGGTGCGGTTCCCTGCCCCCTCTTGTCGTGGGAAGCCGGAAGCAGCCCGCATTTTCCACgtgaaaaacaacagcattgCGTGTGAGCCCCCAATGCCGTCATACGGCACAGGGAGGCAGCTGCATCATGGCGCGGTACCGTTCCCTGTCGGTTCCACGTCACACTCCATCATGTTATTGCCCGGCCGTTGTGGAaattggtttttttttcacccacAACTCCAAACTGGAGAAGGCCCCCCAACCTCGTCCTTCAGAATCATTTCCTCGGCCTCTAAAATAAGCACTTCCTCCTTAGCCCCCTCACAGCGGTACATTACATCAGGCAACTCAACAGTTATTGGAGGTCCAACTGCAACTTGTTGA
- a CDS encoding retrotransposon hot spot (RHS) protein, giving the protein MIQNNGNMRNTQNVFNERFNRAQGEVQEQGGRQMQNPSVTGKRKSREEELYESLYYAKWSYVMSGYNQEPLGMKVFFGRPQHIWTEEEVDITPEHCEVDAELEERPTGLEIFVLTSKICNPSCGFQCSLISLYGGNGGHIYVRREMMRVWYIIQRKLNAWWVQKTESTPPTHIVIGISGIGKSCGVGSFLLHSLLHFHEGMLDVVVYFTDVDAYLIYNKKGNEEGRVVLYEREDVTNVIEEMRLKKRGHIIFDINSPKETLPYEIPRNVWGVTVLAPPDGVRYKYWMKNLEQTRIILNCDDVRDIKAFVAWNKLSLFPNYTTLDENARAKVKEELEDEWRLVERRVDFVGPLPRYVFSNGAGCREAAVIRYLSSLSCNRRDGYDMMMGKYFEWKGNDFTESLIKIVRERSRYGNLESYHCRPLSVAIGNMILCTLFADVAESMSSHEFMMRYGKVGAYSLKTRALVSLLFPRVFCVVTKHLNYLRRLGETEDKRSILKDLTPQQFQIFEQKFLPKTGQNAIGNCKYKVLYRSLEESKLFVDGFFFVEDCSRRVADMRDGFPQLGVASKTIVLIQITDNYRKEASVSELQEFMTNIAKYFSDWDTFSRNMAWEMIYVNAIYGGVIKTRQRCVNNNTADAEQQTEETQVFWDGIDQYQITFDNKIQKELIIAYHEERKYRDAPAFTRKRGHE; this is encoded by the coding sequence ATGAttcaaaacaacggcaataTGAGAAATACTCAGAATGTGTTTAACGAACGGTTTAATCGTGCACAAGGTGAAGTGCAGGAACAAGGTGGACGGCAGATGCAGAATCCATCGGTAactggaaaaaggaaatctcgtgaagaggagttataTGAGTCTCTGTATTATGCGAagtggagttatgtgatgtcagGTTATAATCAAGAGCCACtcggtatgaaggtattcTTTGGAAGACCACAACACATATGgacggaagaagaagtggaTATAACTCCTGAACATTGTGAAGTTGATGCGGAACTTGAGGAGAGACCCACTGGCCTGGAGATCTTTGTCCTTACATCAAAGATATGTAACCCATCATGCGGATTTCAATGTTCTCTCATTAGTTTATATGGGGGAAATGGAGGTCATATTTACGTCCGTCGTGAAATGATGCGTGTGTGGTATATAATACAACGAAAATTAAATGCATGGTGGGTGCAAAAGACAGAGagcacaccaccaacacacattgTCATTGGTATATCTGGTATTGGAAAATCATGTGgagttggatcatttttacttcattccctacttcacttccatgaaggaatgcttgatgtCGTTGTGTATTTCACGGATGTGGACGCTTACCTTATATACAACAAGAAGGGGaatgaggaagggagggttgTATTGTACGAGAGAGAAGACGTCACTAATGTTATTGAAGAAATGCgtttgaaaaaaagagggcatattatttttgatattaaTAGTCCTAAGGAGACTCTGCCTTATGAGATCCCAAGAAATGTTTGGGGTGTGACTGTCCTCGCACCCCCAGATGGAGTTCGCTACAAGTACTGGATGAAGAACCTGGAACAAACAAGGATAATTTTAAACTGCGATGACGTACGTGACATTAAGGCGTTTGTGGCTTGGAACAAACTGTCCCTATTTCCCAACTATACGACTCTCGATGAAAATGCTCGTGCGAAGGTTAAGGAAGAACTAGAGGATGAGTGGAGGTTGGTGGAGAGACGTGTTGACTTTGTGGGGCCGCTGCCTCGTTATGTTTTCAGTAATGGAGCTGGCTGTCGTGAGGCGGCGGTAATAAGGTATCTAAGCAGTCTCAGTTGTAATAGACGAGATGGCTATGATATGATGAtgggaaaatattttgaaTGGAAAGGTAATGATTTCACAGAATCGTTAATAAAGATTGTACGGGAGAGGAGCAGATATGGAAACCTCGAATCATACCACTGTAGACCTCTATCAGTTGCCATTGGGAATATGATACTCTGTACGCTGTTTGCAGATGTTGCGGAAAGTATGTCATCCCATGAATTCATGATGAGATACGGTAAGGTCGGAGCCTACTCGCTTAAAACAAGGGCTTTggtttcacttctctttcctagAGTCTTTTGTGTGGTCACAAAACATTTGAACTACCTCCGAAGACTCGGAGAGACGGAAGACAAGCGTAGCATCCTGAAAGATTTGACCCCACAACAGTTTCAAATTTTTGAACAAAAGTTCTTACCAAAAACTGGACAGAATGCAATTGGAAACTGTAAATACAAGGTGCTCTACAGGTCATTGGAGGAGAGTAAGCTTTTTGTGGatggctttttctttgtggaagATTGCTCTAGAAGGGTTGCGGATATGCGGGATGGTTTTCCACAACTGGGAGTTGCCTCAAAGACTATTGTGCTTATTCAAATAACAGATAAttacaggaaagaagcaagtgTTTCAGAGTTACAGGAATTTATGACAAACATTGCAAAGTATTTTTCCGATTGGGATACCTTTTCTCGTAACATGGCATGGGAGATGATATATGTTAATGCTATTTATGGTGGTGTGATTAAGACGCGGCAACGATgtgtgaacaacaacaccgctgATGCTGAGCAACAAACTGAGGAAACACAAGTATTTTGGGATGGTATTGACCAGTATCAAATAACATTTGATAACAAGATACAGAAAGAGCTTATAATAGCGTATcatgaagagagaaaatatcgAGATGCACCAGCATTCACACGGAAAAGAGGTCATGAGTAG